A DNA window from Pedomonas mirosovicensis contains the following coding sequences:
- a CDS encoding TlpA family protein disulfide reductase — MLRRLSHVFTLAACAAGLATLAPAAAFAAPAKTDLSRFATGDLQRLDFSQAGTPAPETTFEAKGGKTASLADFKGKVVVLNLWATWCAPCITEMPSLDKLQAMFPKKDVAVVTVSMDMAGWRVVEPFWQKRGLKNIAPYLDKKNQLALGFKARGLPLTVIYDRKGKEVARIAAPAEWDAKPAIDLIAVVVAQGKK, encoded by the coding sequence ATGCTGCGCCGTTTGTCTCATGTCTTCACCCTTGCCGCCTGCGCGGCGGGCCTTGCAACCCTCGCCCCGGCCGCAGCCTTCGCGGCCCCGGCCAAGACTGACCTCAGCCGCTTTGCGACCGGCGACCTCCAGCGGCTGGACTTTTCACAGGCAGGCACCCCTGCCCCCGAGACCACGTTCGAGGCCAAGGGCGGCAAGACGGCCAGCCTCGCCGACTTCAAGGGCAAGGTCGTGGTGCTGAACCTGTGGGCCACCTGGTGCGCGCCGTGCATCACCGAAATGCCTTCGCTCGATAAACTGCAAGCCATGTTCCCCAAGAAGGACGTGGCGGTCGTCACCGTCTCCATGGACATGGCGGGCTGGCGCGTGGTCGAGCCCTTCTGGCAGAAGCGGGGCCTCAAGAACATCGCCCCCTACCTCGACAAGAAAAACCAGCTCGCCCTCGGCTTCAAGGCGCGCGGCCTGCCGCTGACCGTGATCTACGACCGCAAGGGCAAGGAAGTCGCCCGCATCGCCGCCCCCGCCGAGTGGGACGCCAAACCCGCCATCGACCTGATCGCCGTGGTGGTGGCGCAGGGGAAGAAGTAG
- a CDS encoding Xaa-Pro dipeptidase, which translates to MYQARNGCRSNARHGAYGLALLAASALAPLSTALAAPIEATAPAVTVLKAGRLVDVATGKVKTDQVLIISGDTITSVGPAGSTAIPAGASVIDLSDSTVMPGFIDTHTHVTANPFEGSYEGLATSILRATVRGVANAQKMLLAGFTTVRDVGAPGFSDVAIRDAIADGEVPGPRMLVSGPALGITGGHCDNNMLPPEYEDKSEGVADGPTEVRRVVRRNVKYGVDVIKYCGTGGVFSKGTQVGAQQYTEEEMRALIDEAHMHGRKVAVHAHGTEGIKAALRSGVDTVEHASMIDDEGIALAKKTGAFLSMDIYNTEFTQSYGKAHGVLEEFLRKDREVAQVQRDNFKKAVQAGVKLTLGSDAGVYPHGDGGKQFAVMVEYGMTPMQAIQAATLNGAQALGVEKSWGQLAPGLKADIVAVKGDPIANIRELETVDFVMKGGTIYKNELALNP; encoded by the coding sequence ATGTACCAAGCACGCAACGGTTGCCGCAGCAATGCACGCCATGGCGCATACGGCCTTGCGCTTCTCGCCGCAAGCGCCTTGGCCCCGCTCAGCACGGCGCTGGCCGCCCCGATCGAGGCGACAGCCCCGGCCGTGACCGTCCTCAAGGCCGGGCGGCTGGTGGACGTGGCGACGGGCAAGGTGAAGACGGATCAGGTCCTCATCATTTCGGGCGATACCATCACGAGCGTAGGCCCCGCAGGTTCCACCGCCATTCCGGCGGGCGCAAGCGTCATCGACCTGTCGGACTCGACGGTGATGCCGGGCTTCATCGATACCCACACCCACGTGACCGCCAACCCTTTTGAGGGCAGCTACGAGGGGCTGGCGACCTCCATCCTCCGCGCCACGGTGCGGGGCGTCGCCAACGCGCAGAAAATGCTGCTGGCAGGCTTCACCACCGTTCGCGATGTGGGCGCGCCGGGCTTCTCGGACGTGGCGATTCGCGATGCCATTGCCGACGGCGAGGTGCCGGGGCCGCGCATGCTGGTCTCGGGCCCGGCGCTGGGCATTACCGGCGGGCACTGCGACAACAACATGCTGCCGCCCGAATACGAGGACAAGAGCGAGGGCGTGGCCGACGGACCGACGGAAGTGCGCCGCGTGGTGCGCCGCAACGTGAAGTATGGCGTCGATGTCATCAAATACTGCGGCACGGGCGGCGTCTTCTCCAAGGGTACGCAGGTGGGCGCGCAGCAGTACACCGAGGAGGAAATGCGAGCGCTGATCGATGAGGCGCACATGCACGGCCGCAAGGTCGCCGTGCATGCCCACGGCACCGAAGGCATCAAGGCGGCGCTGCGAAGTGGCGTCGATACGGTGGAGCACGCCAGCATGATTGATGACGAGGGAATTGCGCTCGCCAAGAAGACCGGCGCGTTCCTCTCCATGGACATCTACAACACCGAATTCACCCAAAGCTACGGCAAGGCCCACGGCGTGCTGGAGGAGTTCCTGCGGAAGGACCGGGAAGTGGCGCAGGTGCAGCGCGACAACTTCAAGAAGGCCGTGCAGGCTGGCGTGAAGCTGACACTGGGTTCGGACGCGGGCGTCTACCCCCACGGCGACGGCGGCAAGCAGTTCGCGGTGATGGTGGAATACGGCATGACGCCGATGCAGGCCATCCAGGCCGCCACCCTCAACGGCGCGCAGGCGCTGGGCGTGGAGAAATCCTGGGGCCAGCTCGCCCCCGGCCTCAAGGCGGATATCGTCGCGGTGAAGGGCGATCCCATCGCCAACATCCGCGAGCTGGAAACCGTGGACTTCGTGATGAAGGGCGGCACCATCTACAAGAACGAGCTGGCCCTGAACCCGTAA